The Candidatus Methanomethylicota archaeon genome contains a region encoding:
- a CDS encoding metal-dependent hydrolase → MHSFTHFITSLLIATLISLRYNVGLFEFLLAILSGTLIDLDHIYNYMRYHRTPKSLKDFIEKILEAYKQPPNKGIRYHTAAHELIGVFVFLLISILVGFLYSTMYALLIFLPILSHFLLDTLSIRMMIFSPFSKREFYIGLLKPNSAQEKVCITILLAITLLILFLKMLTSMNH, encoded by the coding sequence ATGCATAGCTTCACTCATTTTATTACATCGCTCTTAATAGCTACTTTGATCTCACTTAGGTACAATGTTGGACTCTTCGAATTCTTATTGGCAATATTATCGGGAACGCTCATAGACTTAGACCACATATATAATTACATGAGATATCACAGAACTCCAAAATCATTAAAAGACTTCATCGAGAAGATATTGGAAGCTTATAAGCAACCTCCAAATAAGGGTATTAGATACCATACAGCCGCACATGAATTAATAGGAGTATTTGTATTTCTATTGATCTCAATATTAGTAGGTTTCCTCTATTCCACCATGTATGCATTGCTAATATTCCTCCCCATCTTAAGCCACTTCCTTCTCGACACGCTCAGCATTAGAATGATGATTTTCTCACCATTTTCAAAGAGGGAATTCTACATAGGTTTACTGAAACCAAACAGCGCACAGGAAAAAGTTTGCATCACAATATTACTTGCCATCACACTCCTAATACTCTTCCTTAAAATGTTAACTAGTATGAACCATTAA